A stretch of Gossypium hirsutum isolate 1008001.06 chromosome A06, Gossypium_hirsutum_v2.1, whole genome shotgun sequence DNA encodes these proteins:
- the LOC107961834 gene encoding 40S ribosomal protein SA: MAATTVPAAARQLSPKEADIQMMLAAEVHLGTKNCDFQMDRYVFKRRNDGIYIINLGKTWEKLQLAARVIVAIENPQDIIVQSARPYGQRAVLKFAQYTGCHAIAGRHTPGTFTNQLQTSFSEPRLLILTDPRTDHQPIKEAALGNIPTIAFCDTDSPMRYVDIGIPANNKGKHSIGCLFWLLARMVLQMRGTIAPGQKWDVMVDLFFYREPEEAKQQEEEEAVAAPDYGLPAADFGMGALGTDQWPSQMGDQWSADVVQPPISGVPAINWGDQVAVSADVWDPASAPPQIPGPGIDVSAPAPAPTGWE; the protein is encoded by the exons ATGGCTGCTACCACAGTCCCAGCCGCCGCAAGGCAGCTATCTCCTAAAGAAGCCGATATCCAGATGATGTTGGCTGCCGAGGTCCATCTCGGTACCAAGAACTGTGATTTCCAAATGGATCGTTACGTCTTCAAGCGTCGCAATGACG GAATTTACATCATCAACCTTGGCAAGACCTGGGAGAAGCTTCAGCTTGCAGCTCGTGTAATTGTCGCTATAGAGAACCCTCAAGATATCATTGTCCAATCTGCAAGACCCTATGGTCAGAGGGCTGTCTTGAAATTTGCTCAGTACACTGGTTGTCATGCCATTGCTGGAAGGCACACTCCTGGTACATTCACTAACCAACTCCAGACATCTTTCAGTGAGCCTCGCCTTCTTATCCTCACAGATCCTAGGACCGACCACCAG CCTATCAAGGAAGCAGCTCTTGGAAATATTCCTACCATTGCTTTTTGTGACACAGACTCACCAATGCGATATGTTGACATTGGTATTCCTGCTAATAACAAGGGAAAGCACAGCATTGGTTGTCTTTTCTGGCTGTTAGCTAGGATGGTTCTTCAGATGCGTGGTACAATTGCTCCTGGACAGAAGTGGGATGTGATG GTGGATCTATTTTTCTACAGGGAGCCTGAGGAAGCTAAACAACAGGAAGAGGAGGAAGCAGTTGCTGCTCCTGATTATGGACTCCCTGCTGCAGATTTTGGAATGGGTGCTTTAGGAACTGACCAATGGCCCTCCCAAATGGGTGATCAGTGGTCAGCTGATGTGGTTCAGCCACCAATTTCGGGTGTCCCTGCAATTAACTGGGGTGATCAAG TTGCTGTTAGCGCTGATGTTTGGGATCCTGCAAGTGCTCCACCACAAATCCCTGGCCCTGGAATCGATGTATCTGCTCCTGCTCCTGCTCCCACTGGCTGGGAGTGA